TCCTTAAACGTCTGTTCCGTTTGGTAGAGCAGGGTATCGAGGCGCTGCACGTTGCGAGCGAGCAGTTGGAGTCGCTCACCAGCTACCAAGGTGCTGTAGTAGGCTTTTGATACCTGCTCCACCACCTCAACTTCCGTCTGCTGGGTTTGACGCACCGACAGCTTTTCGTATACTTTGGCTGCTTTCAGCCCCAGAAAAACGGAGGCGTTGAAGAGCGGCTGCGTGAGCTGCGCGGAGGCGTTGCCCTGGTAGCGCAAGCCAAACGCAAGCGGTTGAGGACCAGCAGATTCTACTTGTGTATAAGCAGGTTCCAACACCACGCTCTGACCGCTTTGCACGTTGCGCAGCTGATCAGGCGTGAGGGTAGTCCCATTGAGAGTGCCAGCCCCGCCAGCAAAGGCGCCAAAATCAACGAGTTGGCGCTGAAGCTTGAAGTTATCCGTCACGCCGCCCCCAATGTTGATTTGAGGCAAGCCGCTGGCCGTTACTTCATTCACCCGAGCCGAGGCAATCTGCTCATTGAGGCGCTGAGATTGGAGTGTCGACTTGTTTTGCAAGGCGTAGTCAATGGCCTGCTGTAAGCTCAGCGCCATGGGCGCGCTAGCAGCCGGCGACTGGCCCGTAGCAGGCGTTTGGGCGAGTAGTTGGTGCAGCCCCAGAAAGCTCAGCACCAAAGCGAGCATTAGAAGGCGAAGCGAGTTTTTCATAATAAGCAGGAAGCAGTAAGCGAATCGTTGTTCTTATTCTTGTTCCGTCACCTGACGGTATTCATTAATTAGCTTATGACCTCGGAGGGTGGCCGCCCCAATCATAAAGTGCTCGAGGCAAATGCTTTGTACCCGGCTTGGGTCAAACTGGCGGGGTGGGTAGAGGTCGGCGTTGAAGGCTAGTTCAATTTGCGCCAACCGAAGGCGGGAAATCACTTCTATATCGAGGTCGGCGCGGTAGAGGCCCTCAGTGATACCACGGCGCAGGTTATCGGTAATCATCTCGAGGATAAACTGGTTTTTGTGGTCGACCCACACTTGCCAGGCTTGCGGATGATATTTCTGGAGGTCGTAGAAGATGCTGGGATGAATGTTGGTCATGAGGTGCTTGCTCCACTCCATCATCTGAAACAACTCTTCCAGCGCATTGTCTGCCGTAGCTGCCATGCCGGCGCAGTCAGCTTCTTCGTGCGCCAGAAAATGAACCATCACGGCATGCACGATCTGATCTTTGTTCTCAAACCATTTGTACAACGTCTTTTTCGACATGGCCAAGTGCGTGGCAATGTCATCCATCGATACACTCTTGATGCCGTTGCGCATGAATAGCGCTTTAGCTGATTGTAAGATGCGGTCTTTGATTTCCATAATTCCGGTACAAAGATACGTAGGAAACTTTCAATGAATCCAAAGTTTCCATTAATTTTTCGAAATCTTTTGTCCGGCTATTTAGTAGCTAGGCAGACGCTGGGGGGCAAATCTTACTTTACACTTCGCCAACTTTATTTTTCGGGGCGCCAAATTTGCCCCCCACGCCCTCTTTTGAGGCTCCCTTTTTACTTTACCGTACCTTAGGCTCGTCATTCATTTCTCCGCTCCTATTTACTGCCTCCATGAAAATTCGTACCGGCTTCGGCTACGACGTACACCAACTCCGGGAGGGCCTCCCCTTCTGGCTCGGTGGCATTCAGGTGCCGCACACCCACGGCGCCCTGGGCCACTCCGATGCCGACGTGCTCATCCACGTCATCTGTGATGCGCTGCTGGGCGCAGCCAACCTACGCGACATTGGCTTTCACTTCCCCGACACCGATCCGCAGTACAAAGGCATCGACAGCAAGCGTTTACTGGCTGAGGTAGTGCGCCTGCTCCGTGCGCGCGGCTACACCATTAGCAACATCGACTCCACCATTTGCCTGGAAAAGCCGAAGGTCAATCCGCATATCCCGGAAATGCAGCGCGTGCTGGCCGAGGTGATGGGCATTGAGGCTGATGACATCTCTATAAAAGCCACTACCACCGAAAAGCTGGGCTTTGTGGGCCGCCAAGAGGGTGTGGCTGCTTATGCTTCCGTGCTTATTAGTAAAGCCGAAGGCTAGACTTTTCGGTGAAAGCAATTTTTTCGCGCTTCCTGCGTCATTCCCCTTCCTGATTCATTCACTTTTTCCACCCCATGCAGAAAAACACGTTCTACGTCCTGCTGTTGGCGGCCTGCTGCGCTACCTCCGCCGTAGCCCAGGATGCGCCCACCAAGCGTAAAGTCAAAGTAAAGCGCAAGCAGAAAACGGAGGCGCCAACCAAAGAAGGCGCTGAGCCCAACGTAAGCGCCGCCACGGCTGCCACCACCGATTGGGCTGCTACCTACGGCCCCACCATCACGCAAGCCGATTTGCGGCAGCACCTCACCATTCTGGCCTCCGACGCTTATGAAGGCCGCGAAACTGGGGAGAAAGGCCAGAAAATGGCCGCTGAGTACATCAGCAAGCAGTTTAAAGACTTAGGCCTGACTGGACCAGTGCAAGGCTCCGACAATCCATATCTTCAGCACTTTACCATGGTGCGCTCCACCTGGGCCGATGGCGCTACGCTGAAAGTAGGCGGCCAGACTTACAAGTGGCTGACCGATTTCTATGCGGCTGGTGCTTCGCCTTTCCAGCAGGAAACGGCTATTCAGCCGGTATTTGCCGGCTACGGCATTGAGCAGGATGGTTACTCTGACTACGCTAGCCTGGGCGATGTGAAGGGCAAAGACCTGATCATTCTCTTGGGCGAGCCCATGAACGCCCAGAAGCAGCCCGTACTCGGTAAAGATGGTTCTCCGAGCAAATGGGGCACCGACTACCGCGCCAAATCGGCTATGGCTACGCAAAAGGGTGCCCGCAGTGTTTTCTTTGTTGATACCGACCCGAACGGCAACTTCTCAAAGCTGGCCGCGCGCATGGCGCCGTACATCAGCCGACCCAGCATTAACTTTAAAGAAGCTCCTGCTTCAGCCAATCCGCGGGCAGCTACTTTCTTTGTTTCGCCGGCTGTGGGGGGCAAAATGCTAGGCACGACTGCCGCCGCGCTTACCCAATATCAAACGTCAGTAGGCAAAGCTGGCAAGCCCGTAGCCGCTACGTTTAAGCCAGCCAAGGTGAGCATCAACGCCGCCAAGAAGCTGGAAGACTTCACGACGGAAAATGTGTTGGGCTACCTGGAAGGCACCGATAAGAAGGACGAGTTGCTGGTAGTATCAGCGCACTACGACCACATTGGCATCGTTGATGGCGAAGTGAACAACGGCGCCGATGACGACGGCTCGGGCACTGTTTCGGTTATCGAAATGGCACAAGCCTTTACCCAAGCCAAGAAAGACGGCCACGGCCCGCGCCGCAGCATCCTGTTTCTGACCGTAACGGGCGAGGAAAAAGGTTTGCTGGGCTCAGAGTATTATACTGACCATCCGGTATTTCCGCTGGAGAAAACCATTGCTGACCTGAACATCGACATGGTGGGCCGCACCGATAAGGAGCACGAAGGCAAAGGCGACTACGTGTACGTTATTGGTTCGGACAAACTTTCGTCGGAGCTGCACGCCATCAACGAGGCGGCCAACAAGAAGTACACGAACATCGACATGGACTACCGCTTCAACGACCCGGAAGATCCGAACCGCTTCTACTACCGCTCCGACCACTATAACTTCGCCAAGCACAAGATTCCGGTGGCCTTCTACTTCAACGGCGTCCACGATGACTACCACGCCGCTGGCGACGAAGTAGAGAAAATTGAGTTTCCGAAGATGGAAAAGCGCGCTCAGCTAGTGTTTTACACTGCCTGGGAGCTAGCGAACCGCGACAATCGGATTGTTGTTGATTCGAGCAAACCATAAGTTTTTAGTTGGTGAAAAAGCCCCCGGAGTTTCTCTGGGGGCTTTTTTTGTGCTCGTTCAGCGTACTTGTTGCGCTTAACTGATCATATTCAAGAAACCATTTACTGCTTGAATAGCGGGCGTATGGCGTAACTTTAAGGTAGAATTCAGAGTTACCAGTCGCTTCTCCTGTTGGCTTCGGCCGACTGCCTTACCCTTTTGCCGCCATGACTAAAGTCATTCAATTTCTCGCCGATTCAGAGTCCAAAGCCTTTGATTTAGAGCACCGGCGCAAGATTCGCTTCAACATTGGCAAGTACAACGCGGCCGTGCAAACTGGCCTCACGTGGTACTACGACCACGAGTTGGCGCGGGAGCGGGCGTCGTACTTGAAGGCGAAGGTCATTAATAACCTCGACCAGTATTTGCTGGAGTTTGAGCGCAACTTCACCGAGCGGGGCGGCAAGGTTATTTGGGCGCAGAATGCGGAAGAAGCCTTGTATGAGATTGGCAAAATCATGGCTCGCCGCCACGCCCGTACGGTGGTGAAAGCCAAGAGCATGACCACCGAAGAGATTCACCTGAACAAGTTTCTGGAGAAAAACGGCATTGAGTCGGTGGAAACAGACCTGGGCGAGTACATCGTGCAGCTCAACGGCGAACGGCCCTACCACATCGTGACGCCAGCCATGCACCTGAGCAAAGCCGACATTGCTGCCATCTTCGTCAAGCACCTCGGCATTGAGCACACCGATGACGCCCAGAAACTGGTACTCACCGCCCGCCATTTGCTGCGCGATAAGTACACCTCGGCCGAAGTAGGCATCACGGGGGGCAATTTTCTGATTGCTGATACTGGCGCCGTGGCCGTAACTGAGAATGAGGGTAACGCCCGCTTGTCGGCCACGTTTCCGCGCACGCACATTGCCATTGTGGGCATTGAGAAGGTGATTCCGACCATGCAGGACCTGAATCTGTTTTGGCCCCTGCTCAGCACCAGCGGCACGGGCCAGCAAGTAACGGTGTACAACACCATCTACACCGGTCCGCGCCAGCCGCTGGAAAAAGACGGCCCCGATGAGATGTTCGTGGTCTTACTGGATAACGGCCGCACCAACCTGCTGGCCCAGCCCGACAAGCGCGAAGCGCTGCACTGCATCCGGTGCGGCGCCTGCCTGAACGTGTGCCCAGTATACAAAAATATCGGTGGCCACACCTACGAGGCTACGTATTCCGGCCCCATCGGCTCCGTGA
The window above is part of the Hymenobacter radiodurans genome. Proteins encoded here:
- a CDS encoding TetR/AcrR family transcriptional regulator produces the protein MEIKDRILQSAKALFMRNGIKSVSMDDIATHLAMSKKTLYKWFENKDQIVHAVMVHFLAHEEADCAGMAATADNALEELFQMMEWSKHLMTNIHPSIFYDLQKYHPQAWQVWVDHKNQFILEMITDNLRRGITEGLYRADLDIEVISRLRLAQIELAFNADLYPPRQFDPSRVQSICLEHFMIGAATLRGHKLINEYRQVTEQE
- the ispF gene encoding 2-C-methyl-D-erythritol 2,4-cyclodiphosphate synthase translates to MKIRTGFGYDVHQLREGLPFWLGGIQVPHTHGALGHSDADVLIHVICDALLGAANLRDIGFHFPDTDPQYKGIDSKRLLAEVVRLLRARGYTISNIDSTICLEKPKVNPHIPEMQRVLAEVMGIEADDISIKATTTEKLGFVGRQEGVAAYASVLISKAEG
- a CDS encoding M28 family peptidase; protein product: MQKNTFYVLLLAACCATSAVAQDAPTKRKVKVKRKQKTEAPTKEGAEPNVSAATAATTDWAATYGPTITQADLRQHLTILASDAYEGRETGEKGQKMAAEYISKQFKDLGLTGPVQGSDNPYLQHFTMVRSTWADGATLKVGGQTYKWLTDFYAAGASPFQQETAIQPVFAGYGIEQDGYSDYASLGDVKGKDLIILLGEPMNAQKQPVLGKDGSPSKWGTDYRAKSAMATQKGARSVFFVDTDPNGNFSKLAARMAPYISRPSINFKEAPASANPRAATFFVSPAVGGKMLGTTAAALTQYQTSVGKAGKPVAATFKPAKVSINAAKKLEDFTTENVLGYLEGTDKKDELLVVSAHYDHIGIVDGEVNNGADDDGSGTVSVIEMAQAFTQAKKDGHGPRRSILFLTVTGEEKGLLGSEYYTDHPVFPLEKTIADLNIDMVGRTDKEHEGKGDYVYVIGSDKLSSELHAINEAANKKYTNIDMDYRFNDPEDPNRFYYRSDHYNFAKHKIPVAFYFNGVHDDYHAAGDEVEKIEFPKMEKRAQLVFYTAWELANRDNRIVVDSSKP
- a CDS encoding LutB/LldF family L-lactate oxidation iron-sulfur protein, which translates into the protein MTKVIQFLADSESKAFDLEHRRKIRFNIGKYNAAVQTGLTWYYDHELARERASYLKAKVINNLDQYLLEFERNFTERGGKVIWAQNAEEALYEIGKIMARRHARTVVKAKSMTTEEIHLNKFLEKNGIESVETDLGEYIVQLNGERPYHIVTPAMHLSKADIAAIFVKHLGIEHTDDAQKLVLTARHLLRDKYTSAEVGITGGNFLIADTGAVAVTENEGNARLSATFPRTHIAIVGIEKVIPTMQDLNLFWPLLSTSGTGQQVTVYNTIYTGPRQPLEKDGPDEMFVVLLDNGRTNLLAQPDKREALHCIRCGACLNVCPVYKNIGGHTYEATYSGPIGSVITPHLSGMAENKHLSYASSLCGACSSVCPVKINIHNILLKNRQQSVAEGHTDKEERIAIQLWMRTMKSRRLLNLLPAKAKNWVLMRMLSQVGWNKRRDALEVAPKSFNKMWKERK